In one window of Macadamia integrifolia cultivar HAES 741 chromosome 2, SCU_Mint_v3, whole genome shotgun sequence DNA:
- the LOC122087472 gene encoding uncharacterized protein LOC122087472, with translation MSATFLSDSMGIPSASESQSTAVKISSTQVEVEFAKCDCCGLTEECTPAYIARVRERYQGRWICGLCAEAVKDESFRSDRLITAEEALHRHMNFCKNFRSSSPPTNPTEHLISAVKQLLRKSLDSPRVMSTPSSPLRTEDEKRRPSLARSGSCVPALAR, from the coding sequence ATGTCTGCTACGTTTCTTAGCGATTCTATGGGGATTCCTTCTGCTTCGGAATCTCAATCGACCGCCGTTAAGATAAGTAGCACGCAGGTGGAGGTTGAGTTCGCTAAATGCGATTGCTGTGGACTAACAGAGGAATGCACACCTGCTTACATAGCTAGAGTTCGTGAGAGGTACCAAGGTCGATGGATCTGTGGTCTTTGCGCCGAAGCTGTTAAAGATGAGAGTTTTAGATCGGATAGGCTGATCACCGCCGAAGAAGCTTTGCATCGACACATGAACTTCTGTAAGAATTTCAGATCTTCGAGTCCTCCGACGAACCCCACGGAACATCTGATATCCGCTGTGAAGCAACTGCTCCGGAAAAGCTTGGATTCTCCAAGAGTTATGTCGACTCCGAGTAGTCCTCTAAGAACGGAAGACGAGAAACGTCGTCCATCACTCGCTCGTTCCGGAAGCTGCGTCCCAGCTCTGGCTCGTTGA